The Juglans microcarpa x Juglans regia isolate MS1-56 chromosome 8S, Jm3101_v1.0, whole genome shotgun sequence genome has a window encoding:
- the LOC121244728 gene encoding reticulon-like protein B21 encodes MDVGRRRSVVAGSVWESRMKIDEVRGGIKVFNGEEESSEESMASVNNGGGGDTTTRLKRGQAGAVATSGKRKTWKSESFDGFDKSPFQISKRKPEPLKNSEEQCKELTVSAEGIKKSPAQARKLRSEGSKEAGVSVEKFERSPIQMRRSRSESLKGVGGESGGGIERNSAQLRKVKSNSVKAVEGSDNGIDQKTPVQLRKAKSELSQTVDDSGEGIGEDFVGGNEKSAVDELGTAGSDETCKEFGICEEKVITDRTVVNYDPKLVVNNDEDDDRDVVDAEDEEDEEEVDEETEIDVKKINVPDPKKIVTVEKKAVGEENKVVNEEKKIVNQERRLHQVSRKPVITVEQSPPLVKRRAMYQNLSKPTLRNQEFSKPTPSSYEQTFPETHSKLQSFVDLVMWKEVPRSALVVLIGSFFIFSSSYTKDLNLSFISVISYMGLVYLAAIFIYRTLICRGVVYIDDASYVLGEQEAIWLLRLVLPYVNELLLKLRALFSGDPATTMKLAVLLFVLARCGSCITIWTVVKLGFMGVFTVPKLCSLYSAQLTAIAKFWVRRLHDIWESCSHKKAVAAAIVFLVLNLSSTVARFWEVFMLYVAFRCYQQSSSVRYDWGEDEAGVEETS; translated from the exons ATGGATGTGGGTAGAAGGAGAAGTGTGGTGGCAGGGTCTGTGTGGGAGAGCAGGATGAAGATTGATGAAGTGAGAGGTGGGATTAAGGTATTCAATGGTGAAGAAGAAAGCTCTGAGGAAAGTATGGCCTCCGTAaataatggtggtggtggggatACTACAACAAGGTTAAAGAGAGGCCAAGCCGGTGCTGTGGCCACCAGTGGGAAGAGGAAGACATGGAAATCCGAGAGCTTTGATGGTTTTGACAAGAGCCCATTTCAGATATCCAAACGAAAACCTGAGCCGCTGAAAAATTCCGAGGAACAGTGCAAGGAGCTGACTGTTTCTGCCGAGGGAATCAAGAAGAGCCCAGCTCAGGCCAGGAAACTGAGATCTGAGGGAAGCAAGGAGGCTGGTGTTTCTGTTGAGAAGTTCGAGAGGAGCCCCATTCAGATGAGGAGGTCAAGATCCGAATCACTCAAGGGGGTCGGTGGGGAATCTGGCGGGGGAATTGAGAGGAATTCGGCGCAGTTGAGGAAGGTGAAGTCGAACTCGGTTAAGGCTGTTGAGGGAAGCGACAACGGGATTGATCAGAAAACTCCGGTTCAGCTCAGAAAGGCCAAGTCGGAGTTGAGTCAAACTGTGGATGATTCAGGGGAGGGAATTGGCGAAGATTTTGTTGGAGGAAATGAGAAAAGTGCAGTCGATGAATTAGGGACGGCTGGATCTGACGAAACTTGCAAGGAGTTTGGCATTTGcgaagaaaaagttataacagATAGGACCGTGGTGAATTATGATCCAAAATTGGTGGTGAACAATGACGAGGACGACGATCGTGATGTTGTTGAtgcagaagatgaagaagacgaagagGAGGTGGATGAGGAAACTGAGATTGATGTTAAGAAAATCAATGTTCCAGATCCCAAGAAGATTGTCACCGTAGAGAAGAAGGCTGTCGGTGAAGAAAATAAGGTTgtcaatgaagaaaaaaagattgtCAATCAAGAGAGAAGGCTTCATCAAGTTAGTAGAAAACCAGTGATCACTGTAGAACAGTCTCCTCCACTTGTAAAACGTCGTGCTATGTACCAGAATCTATCAAAGCCCACTCTGAGGAACCAGGAATTCTCAAAACCCACTCCAA GTTCTTATGAACAAACTTTTCCGGAAACCCACAGCAAATTGCAAAGTTTTG TGGACTTGGTAATGTGGAAAGAAGTCCCAAGATCAGCACTTGTGGTGCTAATTGgatcatttttcatattctcatcTTCCTACACAAAGGATCTCAATCTCAG CTTTATTTCTGTGATTTCCTACATGGGGCTTGTTTATCTTGCTGCCATTTTCATCTATAGGACCCTCATATGCAG GGGAGttgtatatatagatgatgcaAGCTATGTGCTGGGGGAACAAGAAGCAATATGGTTACTGAGATTGGTTCTTCCTTACGTGAATGAGTTACTGTTGAAACTCAGAGCCCTTTTTTCTGGAGATCCTGCAACTACAATGAAG CTGGCAGTACTGCTCTTTGTTTTGGCCAGGTGTGGCAGCTGCATAACCATCTGGACTGTGGTTAAATTGG GTTTTATGGGTGTTTTCACAGTTCCAAAACTCTGCTCATTGTACTCTGCACAGTTAACTGCAATTG CCAAATTTTGGGTTCGGCGCTTGCACGATATATGGGAGTCGTGCTCACACAAGAAAGCTGTTGCTGCAGCCATTGTTTTTCTGGTCTTGAACCTATCCTCAACTGTTGCACGCTTTTGGGAAG tgtTCATGCTGTATGTGGCTTTCCGATGCTACCAGCAGTCTTCTTCAGTGAGATATGATTGGGGGGAAGATGAAGCAGGAGTTGAAGAAACTTCATGA
- the LOC121244672 gene encoding RNA polymerase II C-terminal domain phosphatase-like 4 isoform X3, translated as MQMSLVTDSPVHSSSSDDFAAFLDASLDSGSSEEAEDSDQLETQRVKRRKVDKMENTEELQDPTSLAPSLEQTAAKYWERQHQTNLSEEASMKKDVCTHPGSFGEMCILCGQRLDADSGVTFGYIHKGLRLENDEIVRLRNTDMKNLLRHKKLYLVLDLDHTLLNSTQLIHMSPQEEYLKSQTDSLQDVSKGSLFMLSFMHMMTKLRPFVRAFLKEASELFEMYIYTMGDRAYALEMAKLLDPQREYFSSRVISRDDGTHRHQKGLDVVLGQESAVLILDDKAWTKHKDNLILMERYHFFASSCHQFGFNCKSLSELKNDESETDGALVTILKVLRRVHGMFFDELEGNLVDRDVRQVLKTIRKEVLKGCKLVFSRVFPTGFQADNHLLWKMAEGLGASCLKELDPSVTHVVSTDAGTEKSRWAVKHKKFLVHPQWIEAANYLWQKQPEENFIVNQTKNP; from the exons ATGCAGATGAGCCTCGTGACCGATTCTCCGGTGCACTCTTCGAGCAGCGACGACTTTGCAGCGTTCCTCGATGCATCACTTGATTCCGGTTCTTCTGAAGAAGCTGAAGATTCCGATCAGCTTGAAACGCAAAG GGTAAAAAGGCGCAAAGTTGACAAGATGGAAAACACAGAGGAGCTTCAGGACCCAACTTCACTTGCACCCTCTCTAGAACAAACCGCAG CCAAATATTGGGAAAGACAGCACCAGACCAACTTATCAGAAG AAGCATCCATGAAGAAGGATGTTTGTACGCATCCTGGTTCTTTTGGAGAGATGTGTATACTGTGTGGGCAAAGGTTGGATGCAGATTCTGGTGTGACATTTGGGTACATTCACAAG GGACTTAGGCTTGAGAATGATGAAATTGTCAGATTGAGAAACACAGACATGAAGAATTTATTACGCCATAAGAAGCTTTATTTGGTCCTTGATCTAGATCATACACTGCTAAATTCTACTCAACTTATACATATGTCACCACAAGAGGAATATCTAAAGAGCCAAACAGATTCATTGCAAG ATGTCTCAAAAGGCAGTCTCTTCATGCTGAGCTTTATGCATATGATGACCAAGTTAAGGCCATTTGTTCGTGCATTTTTAAAAGAAGCAAGTGAACTGTTTGAGATGTACATTTACACAATGGGTGACCGGGCGTATGCATTGGAAATGGCTAAGCTGCTTGATCCTCAAAGAGAGTACTTCAGTTCTAGAGTTATATCACGTGATGATGGCACCCATAGACATCAAAAAGGTCTTGATGTTGTGCTGGGGCAAGAAAGTGCTGTTCTTATTCTTGATGATA AGGCATGGACAAAGCACAAGGACAATCTGATATTGATGGAAAGATATCACTTCTTTGCTTCAAGTTGTCACCAATTTGGCTTCAACTGTAAATCTCTTTCTGAGTTGAAGAATGATGAAAGTGAGACAGATGGAGCACTTGTAACTATTCTTAAAGTTCTTAGGCGTGTCCATGGGATGTTCTTTGAT GAACTTGAGGGGAATCTTGTTGACAGAGATGTGAGGCAG GTGCTGAAAACGATTAGGAAGGAAGTCTTGAAGGGCTGTAAACTTGTCTTCAGTCGTGTGTTTCCCACCGGATTCCAGGCTGATAATCACCTTCTCTGGAAGATGGCAGAGGGTTTGGGAGCTTCATGTTTGAAAGAGCTCGATCCATCTGTGACACACGTGGTCTCAACAGATGCTGGAACAGAGAAATCTCGTTGGGCAGTGAAACATAAGAAGTTTTTGGTCCATCCACAGTGGATAGAAGCTGCAAATTATTTGTGGCAAAAGCAACCTGAAGAGAACTTTATTGTCAACCAAACTAAGAATCCATGA
- the LOC121244672 gene encoding RNA polymerase II C-terminal domain phosphatase-like 4 isoform X1: MQMSLVTDSPVHSSSSDDFAAFLDASLDSGSSEEAEDSDQLETQRVKRRKVDKMENTEELQDPTSLAPSLEQTAAKYWERQHQTNLSEEASMKKDVCTHPGSFGEMCILCGQRLDADSGVTFGYIHKGLRLENDEIVRLRNTDMKNLLRHKKLYLVLDLDHTLLNSTQLIHMSPQEEYLKSQTDSLQDVSKGSLFMLSFMHMMTKLRPFVRAFLKEASELFEMYIYTMGDRAYALEMAKLLDPQREYFSSRVISRDDGTHRHQKGLDVVLGQESAVLILDDTENAWTKHKDNLILMERYHFFASSCHQFGFNCKSLSELKNDESETDGALVTILKVLRRVHGMFFDELEGNLVDRDVRQVLKTIRKEVLKGCKLVFSRVFPTGFQADNHLLWKMAEGLGASCLKELDPSVTHVVSTDAGTEKSRWAVKHKKFLVHPQWIEAANYLWQKQPEENFIVNQTKNP; the protein is encoded by the exons ATGCAGATGAGCCTCGTGACCGATTCTCCGGTGCACTCTTCGAGCAGCGACGACTTTGCAGCGTTCCTCGATGCATCACTTGATTCCGGTTCTTCTGAAGAAGCTGAAGATTCCGATCAGCTTGAAACGCAAAG GGTAAAAAGGCGCAAAGTTGACAAGATGGAAAACACAGAGGAGCTTCAGGACCCAACTTCACTTGCACCCTCTCTAGAACAAACCGCAG CCAAATATTGGGAAAGACAGCACCAGACCAACTTATCAGAAG AAGCATCCATGAAGAAGGATGTTTGTACGCATCCTGGTTCTTTTGGAGAGATGTGTATACTGTGTGGGCAAAGGTTGGATGCAGATTCTGGTGTGACATTTGGGTACATTCACAAG GGACTTAGGCTTGAGAATGATGAAATTGTCAGATTGAGAAACACAGACATGAAGAATTTATTACGCCATAAGAAGCTTTATTTGGTCCTTGATCTAGATCATACACTGCTAAATTCTACTCAACTTATACATATGTCACCACAAGAGGAATATCTAAAGAGCCAAACAGATTCATTGCAAG ATGTCTCAAAAGGCAGTCTCTTCATGCTGAGCTTTATGCATATGATGACCAAGTTAAGGCCATTTGTTCGTGCATTTTTAAAAGAAGCAAGTGAACTGTTTGAGATGTACATTTACACAATGGGTGACCGGGCGTATGCATTGGAAATGGCTAAGCTGCTTGATCCTCAAAGAGAGTACTTCAGTTCTAGAGTTATATCACGTGATGATGGCACCCATAGACATCAAAAAGGTCTTGATGTTGTGCTGGGGCAAGAAAGTGCTGTTCTTATTCTTGATGATACAGAGAAT GCATGGACAAAGCACAAGGACAATCTGATATTGATGGAAAGATATCACTTCTTTGCTTCAAGTTGTCACCAATTTGGCTTCAACTGTAAATCTCTTTCTGAGTTGAAGAATGATGAAAGTGAGACAGATGGAGCACTTGTAACTATTCTTAAAGTTCTTAGGCGTGTCCATGGGATGTTCTTTGAT GAACTTGAGGGGAATCTTGTTGACAGAGATGTGAGGCAG GTGCTGAAAACGATTAGGAAGGAAGTCTTGAAGGGCTGTAAACTTGTCTTCAGTCGTGTGTTTCCCACCGGATTCCAGGCTGATAATCACCTTCTCTGGAAGATGGCAGAGGGTTTGGGAGCTTCATGTTTGAAAGAGCTCGATCCATCTGTGACACACGTGGTCTCAACAGATGCTGGAACAGAGAAATCTCGTTGGGCAGTGAAACATAAGAAGTTTTTGGTCCATCCACAGTGGATAGAAGCTGCAAATTATTTGTGGCAAAAGCAACCTGAAGAGAACTTTATTGTCAACCAAACTAAGAATCCATGA
- the LOC121244672 gene encoding RNA polymerase II C-terminal domain phosphatase-like 4 isoform X4: MQMSLVTDSPVHSSSSDDFAAFLDASLDSGSSEEAEDSDQLETQRVKRRKVDKMENTEELQDPTSLAPSLEQTAEASMKKDVCTHPGSFGEMCILCGQRLDADSGVTFGYIHKGLRLENDEIVRLRNTDMKNLLRHKKLYLVLDLDHTLLNSTQLIHMSPQEEYLKSQTDSLQDVSKGSLFMLSFMHMMTKLRPFVRAFLKEASELFEMYIYTMGDRAYALEMAKLLDPQREYFSSRVISRDDGTHRHQKGLDVVLGQESAVLILDDTENAWTKHKDNLILMERYHFFASSCHQFGFNCKSLSELKNDESETDGALVTILKVLRRVHGMFFDELEGNLVDRDVRQVLKTIRKEVLKGCKLVFSRVFPTGFQADNHLLWKMAEGLGASCLKELDPSVTHVVSTDAGTEKSRWAVKHKKFLVHPQWIEAANYLWQKQPEENFIVNQTKNP; the protein is encoded by the exons ATGCAGATGAGCCTCGTGACCGATTCTCCGGTGCACTCTTCGAGCAGCGACGACTTTGCAGCGTTCCTCGATGCATCACTTGATTCCGGTTCTTCTGAAGAAGCTGAAGATTCCGATCAGCTTGAAACGCAAAG GGTAAAAAGGCGCAAAGTTGACAAGATGGAAAACACAGAGGAGCTTCAGGACCCAACTTCACTTGCACCCTCTCTAGAACAAACCGCAG AAGCATCCATGAAGAAGGATGTTTGTACGCATCCTGGTTCTTTTGGAGAGATGTGTATACTGTGTGGGCAAAGGTTGGATGCAGATTCTGGTGTGACATTTGGGTACATTCACAAG GGACTTAGGCTTGAGAATGATGAAATTGTCAGATTGAGAAACACAGACATGAAGAATTTATTACGCCATAAGAAGCTTTATTTGGTCCTTGATCTAGATCATACACTGCTAAATTCTACTCAACTTATACATATGTCACCACAAGAGGAATATCTAAAGAGCCAAACAGATTCATTGCAAG ATGTCTCAAAAGGCAGTCTCTTCATGCTGAGCTTTATGCATATGATGACCAAGTTAAGGCCATTTGTTCGTGCATTTTTAAAAGAAGCAAGTGAACTGTTTGAGATGTACATTTACACAATGGGTGACCGGGCGTATGCATTGGAAATGGCTAAGCTGCTTGATCCTCAAAGAGAGTACTTCAGTTCTAGAGTTATATCACGTGATGATGGCACCCATAGACATCAAAAAGGTCTTGATGTTGTGCTGGGGCAAGAAAGTGCTGTTCTTATTCTTGATGATACAGAGAAT GCATGGACAAAGCACAAGGACAATCTGATATTGATGGAAAGATATCACTTCTTTGCTTCAAGTTGTCACCAATTTGGCTTCAACTGTAAATCTCTTTCTGAGTTGAAGAATGATGAAAGTGAGACAGATGGAGCACTTGTAACTATTCTTAAAGTTCTTAGGCGTGTCCATGGGATGTTCTTTGAT GAACTTGAGGGGAATCTTGTTGACAGAGATGTGAGGCAG GTGCTGAAAACGATTAGGAAGGAAGTCTTGAAGGGCTGTAAACTTGTCTTCAGTCGTGTGTTTCCCACCGGATTCCAGGCTGATAATCACCTTCTCTGGAAGATGGCAGAGGGTTTGGGAGCTTCATGTTTGAAAGAGCTCGATCCATCTGTGACACACGTGGTCTCAACAGATGCTGGAACAGAGAAATCTCGTTGGGCAGTGAAACATAAGAAGTTTTTGGTCCATCCACAGTGGATAGAAGCTGCAAATTATTTGTGGCAAAAGCAACCTGAAGAGAACTTTATTGTCAACCAAACTAAGAATCCATGA
- the LOC121244672 gene encoding RNA polymerase II C-terminal domain phosphatase-like 4 isoform X2: MSLVTDSPVHSSSSDDFAAFLDASLDSGSSEEAEDSDQLETQRVKRRKVDKMENTEELQDPTSLAPSLEQTAAKYWERQHQTNLSEEASMKKDVCTHPGSFGEMCILCGQRLDADSGVTFGYIHKGLRLENDEIVRLRNTDMKNLLRHKKLYLVLDLDHTLLNSTQLIHMSPQEEYLKSQTDSLQDVSKGSLFMLSFMHMMTKLRPFVRAFLKEASELFEMYIYTMGDRAYALEMAKLLDPQREYFSSRVISRDDGTHRHQKGLDVVLGQESAVLILDDTENAWTKHKDNLILMERYHFFASSCHQFGFNCKSLSELKNDESETDGALVTILKVLRRVHGMFFDELEGNLVDRDVRQVLKTIRKEVLKGCKLVFSRVFPTGFQADNHLLWKMAEGLGASCLKELDPSVTHVVSTDAGTEKSRWAVKHKKFLVHPQWIEAANYLWQKQPEENFIVNQTKNP, translated from the exons ATGAGCCTCGTGACCGATTCTCCGGTGCACTCTTCGAGCAGCGACGACTTTGCAGCGTTCCTCGATGCATCACTTGATTCCGGTTCTTCTGAAGAAGCTGAAGATTCCGATCAGCTTGAAACGCAAAG GGTAAAAAGGCGCAAAGTTGACAAGATGGAAAACACAGAGGAGCTTCAGGACCCAACTTCACTTGCACCCTCTCTAGAACAAACCGCAG CCAAATATTGGGAAAGACAGCACCAGACCAACTTATCAGAAG AAGCATCCATGAAGAAGGATGTTTGTACGCATCCTGGTTCTTTTGGAGAGATGTGTATACTGTGTGGGCAAAGGTTGGATGCAGATTCTGGTGTGACATTTGGGTACATTCACAAG GGACTTAGGCTTGAGAATGATGAAATTGTCAGATTGAGAAACACAGACATGAAGAATTTATTACGCCATAAGAAGCTTTATTTGGTCCTTGATCTAGATCATACACTGCTAAATTCTACTCAACTTATACATATGTCACCACAAGAGGAATATCTAAAGAGCCAAACAGATTCATTGCAAG ATGTCTCAAAAGGCAGTCTCTTCATGCTGAGCTTTATGCATATGATGACCAAGTTAAGGCCATTTGTTCGTGCATTTTTAAAAGAAGCAAGTGAACTGTTTGAGATGTACATTTACACAATGGGTGACCGGGCGTATGCATTGGAAATGGCTAAGCTGCTTGATCCTCAAAGAGAGTACTTCAGTTCTAGAGTTATATCACGTGATGATGGCACCCATAGACATCAAAAAGGTCTTGATGTTGTGCTGGGGCAAGAAAGTGCTGTTCTTATTCTTGATGATACAGAGAAT GCATGGACAAAGCACAAGGACAATCTGATATTGATGGAAAGATATCACTTCTTTGCTTCAAGTTGTCACCAATTTGGCTTCAACTGTAAATCTCTTTCTGAGTTGAAGAATGATGAAAGTGAGACAGATGGAGCACTTGTAACTATTCTTAAAGTTCTTAGGCGTGTCCATGGGATGTTCTTTGAT GAACTTGAGGGGAATCTTGTTGACAGAGATGTGAGGCAG GTGCTGAAAACGATTAGGAAGGAAGTCTTGAAGGGCTGTAAACTTGTCTTCAGTCGTGTGTTTCCCACCGGATTCCAGGCTGATAATCACCTTCTCTGGAAGATGGCAGAGGGTTTGGGAGCTTCATGTTTGAAAGAGCTCGATCCATCTGTGACACACGTGGTCTCAACAGATGCTGGAACAGAGAAATCTCGTTGGGCAGTGAAACATAAGAAGTTTTTGGTCCATCCACAGTGGATAGAAGCTGCAAATTATTTGTGGCAAAAGCAACCTGAAGAGAACTTTATTGTCAACCAAACTAAGAATCCATGA
- the LOC121244672 gene encoding RNA polymerase II C-terminal domain phosphatase-like 4 isoform X5 yields the protein MSLVTDSPVHSSSSDDFAAFLDASLDSGSSEEAEDSDQLETQRVKRRKVDKMENTEELQDPTSLAPSLEQTAEASMKKDVCTHPGSFGEMCILCGQRLDADSGVTFGYIHKGLRLENDEIVRLRNTDMKNLLRHKKLYLVLDLDHTLLNSTQLIHMSPQEEYLKSQTDSLQDVSKGSLFMLSFMHMMTKLRPFVRAFLKEASELFEMYIYTMGDRAYALEMAKLLDPQREYFSSRVISRDDGTHRHQKGLDVVLGQESAVLILDDTENAWTKHKDNLILMERYHFFASSCHQFGFNCKSLSELKNDESETDGALVTILKVLRRVHGMFFDELEGNLVDRDVRQVLKTIRKEVLKGCKLVFSRVFPTGFQADNHLLWKMAEGLGASCLKELDPSVTHVVSTDAGTEKSRWAVKHKKFLVHPQWIEAANYLWQKQPEENFIVNQTKNP from the exons ATGAGCCTCGTGACCGATTCTCCGGTGCACTCTTCGAGCAGCGACGACTTTGCAGCGTTCCTCGATGCATCACTTGATTCCGGTTCTTCTGAAGAAGCTGAAGATTCCGATCAGCTTGAAACGCAAAG GGTAAAAAGGCGCAAAGTTGACAAGATGGAAAACACAGAGGAGCTTCAGGACCCAACTTCACTTGCACCCTCTCTAGAACAAACCGCAG AAGCATCCATGAAGAAGGATGTTTGTACGCATCCTGGTTCTTTTGGAGAGATGTGTATACTGTGTGGGCAAAGGTTGGATGCAGATTCTGGTGTGACATTTGGGTACATTCACAAG GGACTTAGGCTTGAGAATGATGAAATTGTCAGATTGAGAAACACAGACATGAAGAATTTATTACGCCATAAGAAGCTTTATTTGGTCCTTGATCTAGATCATACACTGCTAAATTCTACTCAACTTATACATATGTCACCACAAGAGGAATATCTAAAGAGCCAAACAGATTCATTGCAAG ATGTCTCAAAAGGCAGTCTCTTCATGCTGAGCTTTATGCATATGATGACCAAGTTAAGGCCATTTGTTCGTGCATTTTTAAAAGAAGCAAGTGAACTGTTTGAGATGTACATTTACACAATGGGTGACCGGGCGTATGCATTGGAAATGGCTAAGCTGCTTGATCCTCAAAGAGAGTACTTCAGTTCTAGAGTTATATCACGTGATGATGGCACCCATAGACATCAAAAAGGTCTTGATGTTGTGCTGGGGCAAGAAAGTGCTGTTCTTATTCTTGATGATACAGAGAAT GCATGGACAAAGCACAAGGACAATCTGATATTGATGGAAAGATATCACTTCTTTGCTTCAAGTTGTCACCAATTTGGCTTCAACTGTAAATCTCTTTCTGAGTTGAAGAATGATGAAAGTGAGACAGATGGAGCACTTGTAACTATTCTTAAAGTTCTTAGGCGTGTCCATGGGATGTTCTTTGAT GAACTTGAGGGGAATCTTGTTGACAGAGATGTGAGGCAG GTGCTGAAAACGATTAGGAAGGAAGTCTTGAAGGGCTGTAAACTTGTCTTCAGTCGTGTGTTTCCCACCGGATTCCAGGCTGATAATCACCTTCTCTGGAAGATGGCAGAGGGTTTGGGAGCTTCATGTTTGAAAGAGCTCGATCCATCTGTGACACACGTGGTCTCAACAGATGCTGGAACAGAGAAATCTCGTTGGGCAGTGAAACATAAGAAGTTTTTGGTCCATCCACAGTGGATAGAAGCTGCAAATTATTTGTGGCAAAAGCAACCTGAAGAGAACTTTATTGTCAACCAAACTAAGAATCCATGA